In Penaeus monodon isolate SGIC_2016 chromosome 26, NSTDA_Pmon_1, whole genome shotgun sequence, the following are encoded in one genomic region:
- the LOC119589740 gene encoding uncharacterized protein LOC119589740, whose protein sequence is MNYCKQEWLWTPRTPMDMPPLYREAARAKSALLQYVAEEDIDVGTLTPVQCFPLQTLVWAALGRRARVHLMVIHTMGGEYKILNTLTYMDMFILMLVVKISTEVEKKFVEESAQTLGFVPYTNVPPEAKDFLFFVNERVDLVQGKV, encoded by the exons ATGAATTATTGCAAGCAG GAGTGGCTCTGGACGCCCCGCACCCCTATGGATATGCCACCGCTTTATAGAGAGGCTGCACGCGCTAAATCGGCCCTTCTTCAGTACGTTGCGGAAGAG GACATCGACGTGGGGACCCTTACGCccgtgcagtgtttccccctcCAGACGCTGGTGTGGGCGGCTCTTGGTAGAAGGGCGCGGGTGCACCTCATGGTAATTCACACGATGGGCGGAGAGTATAAGATTCTCAATACACTCACGTATATGGACATGTTCATTCTG ATGCTCGTGGTGAAGATTTCGACCGAAGTGGAAAAGAAGTTCGTCGAGGAAAGCGCACAGACGCTGGGATTTGTACCTTACACGAACGTCCCTCCTGAAGCAAAAGATTTCCTGTTTTTCGTTAATGAAAGGGTCGACCTGGTTCAAGGGAAAGTTTGA